Part of the Syntrophomonadaceae bacterium genome, CCCCTGGAGCAGTTATCGGGAATATACAGAAAAACCAGTGATATGTGCCACCCAGTTCGCCATGGAGTTGTTTTCAGAAGATAAAACAGTTTCATTGCATTTAATGGAAGAATTTCATCAGGAACCAAACAAGGATCAATGCCTGGAGCCTGATCATGGGGTCAGGATAAATGATCTGGAAGCAGCTGAACTAATCCAAAAAATAGCTGAAGTAAAAAGTCCGCAAGAGATACAGGCATTTGAGAAGCAAAAGAGAAATGCAGTGATCAAAGAGCTTAAAAAAAGACAGTTGTCCATCAGGCAGATCGAAAGATTAACCGGGATCAGTTTTGGTATCATCAGAAATCTATAATCAACGGTATCCGAATTGCCTGTCTAAAGGATATGCAAATTACCTGCTAGAAGACGGTAAAAGAAGGAAGGAAGGAAGGAACACGAAAGAACCGTCCCTATGTGTTCCCTATGTGTTACCCAGCAGTGGCACGACCACAACAGAAACAGACGCTGTATCTGTGCGGGCAACCACCGCAGGGTTAGGCTTGGGTACTCATACCGGAACCATTACCTTTACTGGTGCTTCCCCGACTACAGGGACACCAGCCACAGTAAGTATTACTCTGAGGTAACGAAGATGAAAAACAAAGTGTTGATTTCAGCAGTCTTGATTTTAGCGGTATTGTCGCTTGGCGCTCTTGCCGGAATAGCATTGTTCACGCGGAATGAGCCGGAGGTTGCGACGATTGACCAAAAAGAAATTGCGGGCAAAACAAATGAGCCGGCTGTAGTGGCGACTGACCAAAAAGAAACTGCGGTTGAAGCGGCTGAGTTAAAAGTGGTTACGGGGCTACTCAAGACCCACTATCATGCCGGCGAGAGAATCTGGTTAAGTAAACATCTATACAATTTGGGCGATAACCCGCTTGCTTTTTGGGGCGCTGATTCTATTCTTTTTTTTAGGGTTTATGATGAGCAGAATCGGGTTGTTATATCAAAGATCCCGGAACCGCAGCCGGGCAGTCCGAGAGAACTTACCCTTAATCCCGGCGTTCCTGATTTTGGAGGGTCGTGGACAGAACATTATACCTTCGCCTTAGACCAGCCAGGTAGATACAAGGTAGTAGCCTGGGCTGAGCTTAGCCTGGATAAAAACTTTGCCGACCCACTGCATATCTACGCCGACCCTCTTTGGATAGAGATTATTACCGGAAGAAACGTGGAGTTTTGGCCGGTTGAATTGCACAAGGAAGCCGCAACCCCAGAAGAGGTCAGGAGCTGGGTTCAGAATTCCCTAAAGTTTGATATATCTGATTTTGCTAATGCTAAAGAATTTGACGGCAAGCAATATCTTTTTGTTAGAAGCGGAATAGGTGGCAGGGATGGCCCCAAGCC contains:
- a CDS encoding transposase yields the protein PWSSYREYTEKPVICATQFAMELFSEDKTVSLHLMEEFHQEPNKDQCLEPDHGVRINDLEAAELIQKIAEVKSPQEIQAFEKQKRNAVIKELKKRQLSIRQIERLTGISFGIIRNL